The Helicobacter fennelliae nucleotide sequence GCATAAATTCCCTTTGATTGTCTGATTCTTTTGTGATTGTCTTTAATCTTTGTCAATATTCTTTGATTTTTTTATTTAATCTCTCAAAGTTTTTTATTTTTGTTTTTTATTATTTTTTTGCTTAAATTTTCTTGCTTGGTTTGCCTTAGAGCTTACTTCTGATAATAAGCTGATAACAAGCCGATAATAAGTATGGTTGAATTGTCTTTAGATACTGCTTTATCGCTTGAATAAATCTTGCAATTCTCCCAAAGAATCTTTAACTTTTGATTAATAATGTAGGCAAAATAAGACAAAGTTGCCTTAAAAAAAGATAAAAATATTTATAAAATAATTTGCAATTCCGGGATATTTTTGTATTCTTTAGCGACTTCGTGGAATCTATGCAGAAAAAATTTATTTCGATCTGCTAAATCCTTGACAATATCTTGAAGCATATAGCGAGGAAGTTCATTTGCAGCATTCAGGCAAGCCACAGCAAAAACCTGTTCATCGGGGTTTGTGAGAGAATCTTTGAGGGCTTTCATGTGATATGTGTAGAGTTGCTTTTGTTCTTTTTCTTTGTTTTGCTCTGTCTGAAGGAGCATAAGAAGCTCTTTGAGATCAGCGATAGTAGATGAGTTGAGATAGTGCATACCAAAGCCATGTGAAAGCTCTAAAATCTCTTGAATGAGGTTTGTTTTTTCTTCGCTTTTGTTGTAGAAGCTTTTATAATTTGCCTCAAGCTCGCTTGGTAGATGCTCTTTGATGATCTCAAGCTTTGTATCTGCAATGTCTTGAAGCTGTTGAATGTATTGTTTGTCTTTAGATTTTAGGTAGGTTTCTTTGAGGAGTTTGAGATTGGATTTTTGGCTTTGATAATAATCCATCAACTCATCTCTTTCTTCGATAGGCAAAGCATTGAGATTATTTTCTATTTGCTCAAGCCAAAACTCTTGCAATTCATAGACTTTGATTCTCACCATTTTTTCAAGCTGAGTCATTTTGATATTTTGCATACCCACATAGAGCAATTCAATGAGTTCATTTGGAGCATAAATATCCATAAAATCATCAAGTAATTCATAAAGTTTGATATGGTGCTGATTGATTATGCTAATGATTTGTGGTGTCAGCTCTTTTGGGGTTGTGTGTATGGAAATGCCTGATGGCTCATGACTGGATTCAAATGCTTGGAAGGATTGCTTGTAGTTATTTAGAAAAGTTGTGGCTTTTTGCTGATAGGCATTACTAATTTCTTCATCATTCATTTTTTCGATTTGCGCTTCAGTGAAGCCATTGTTTTTGAGATACGCGCTCATAAGTTGCGTATCATAATACTGCATTTTCATATTTGCTTTGTCCTTATATCCATTTTGTTTGTTTCTTTTGGGTTTAGTTAGGTTTTGGATTCTATCATTTTAGGTTTAAAGTAACTTTATATAACAACATGCTATATTTACGGGCTAGATTTTATATTTACTTAAAGGCTTGTGAAAGGTTTGTGATGTTTAGACGTATGCGTAGATTGCGGTTTAATGCGGGTATTCGTGATTTGGTTAGAGAGACAAGATTGGATATTTCAGATTTTATTTTTCCTCTTTTTGTAATCGAAGGCGAGGGGATAAAAAACGAAATCACCTCAATGCCGGGCATTTATCAAATGAGTATTGATGAGATTCTCAAAGAATGCGAGGAGTTAGAGAGATTGGGAATGACTCATATTTTGCTTTTTGGGATTCCATCACATAAAGATGCGAGCGGAAGAGAGGCGTTAAATCAAAACAATATCGTGTGTCAATGCATTAGAGCTATCAAAAATGCTTATCCAAAGTTTGTCATCACAGCGGATTTATGCTTTTGTGAATACACAGATCACGGGCATTGCGGGATACTTGATATGGGATTAAAATCTGTTGATAATGACAAGACATTGCAGATTCTAGCGCAGCAGGCTGTCGTGCTAGCTCGTGCTGGGGCTGATATTATCGCACCTAGCGCATCTATGGACGGCATGGTGCTTCATATCAGAAATGGACTTGATACGCATAATTTTACGCATATTCCGATTATGAGCTATTCGACAAAGTTTGCAAGCGCGTATTATGGACCATTTCGAGATGTGGCAAATTCTGCTCCAAGTTTTGGCGATAGAAAAAGCTATCAGCAAGACATCGCCAATCGCAGAGAAGCCATACTAGAATCTAAAATAGATGAACAAGAGGGCGCAGACATTATTATGGTAAAGCCCGCACTTGCTTTTTTGGATATCATACGAGATATTAGGGAGCAGAGCTTGCTTCCATTGGCTGCGTATAATGTCAGCGGAGAATACGCCATGCTTAAAGCCGCTCAAAAATCTGGTGTGATTGATTATGAGCGCGTGCTTTTGGAGACTTTGGTAGGATTTAAGAGAGCAGGGGCTGACATCATCATCTCATATCACGCCAAAGAAATAGCAAAGATACTTTCATAATGCGTCTTAATGTATATATATCTCATCATTCTGCGTATTCTAGACGTGAAGCAGATGAGCTCATCAAGCAAGGACGCGTCAATATCGAGAGACAAAAAGCAAATCTAGGCGATAGTATTGATGAGGGGCAGAGGGTTTTTATTGATGGTAAGCCACTTGCAAAGGCTAAAGAAGAGCAATACACAGCGATTGTGTACCATAAGCCAAAAGGTGAGCTTGTAAGCAAAAAAGACGATCGGGGTCGCAGGGTTATTTATCAGAGTTTGGGTAAAAAATACAACGGATTTGTGCCTGTTGGGAGGCTTGATTTTGCAAGTGAGGGGTTGCTTATTTTGAGTGATTCAAAAAAGGTCGTTCATGCGCTTATGCATAGTGATTTGGAGCGAGAGTATATCATCAAAATCGACACATTCATCACGCAAGAAATGATAGAATCTATGCAGCAGGGGCTAAGCCTTAAAGATACCAAAAATGGCGCACATAAATTAAGCAAAATCACAACAATGACTATCGCGCCTTTTGTGCGATATGAGATTTTGAAAAACACCCCTCATCATTCTCGACTCAAAGTAACGCTCACAGAAGGGCAGAATCGTGAGCTAAGAAGGTTTTTTGGACATTTTAAGGCAAATGTCTTGGATCTAAGGCGCGTGCGATATGGGTGGATTCATCTTAATCATTTGCCTGTGGGTAAAGTGCGGTTTTTGCAGAGAGATGAGTATAAGCAGTTGCGTGTATTTTTAGATTCTAGAATCTAATTTCCATGAGATATAAATCCTAGCTTTTAAGTGATTTGAGCTACGAGATTTGTTTTTCGCTTCGTCAATGAACCATGAGTTTTATTTCTTTGAAGTTCTATTTTCTCGCTCTCAAACTTCACAATCTATCAAACTCTTGCAAACTCATCTTAAAATCTAGAATTTTTTTATACGCTTTTGTGTTTGCATAGAATCTAAAATCAAAAAGTGGATTGCCACGCAAAATTTGAAAATTTTGCTCGCAATTGAGGGGGTAGGCTTGTCATTGCGAGCAAGGTTTATCCTTGCGTGGCAATCCAGAGAATCTAGAATCTAAAATATCTCGTCATTTTGAATTAGCAAAATAAAATCCTGCAAGATAAAATCCTGTGGGTTATTTGTATTTCAAAGAAGATTTTGCAAGGGCTATTTTTGCACTACATAATCACGCAATACTTTCAAACAAACGCGTATGGATTTTCTGTTTTTGGAAGAGAATGGCAAAAATTTGCCAAGTATCCAGAGCTGTCCAAAAATAAATGCTTTTATTGTGGGATTTAGTTGGTGTGAGCCCAAAAAAAGCTTATCGCGCGAATCTTTGATAGGGTAAAATCTATCAAAATTCTTAAGTTTATAGATTTTATTTAGCACACTCCAAATGCTTTGATCATGCCTGTTTTCAATGAAGGTTTTATCGTTTGGAATCGAGGAAGGGATTCTGATAAAATCATCAAATAATCCTATTTATAGTGTTTTATAAGACTTTAATTGTAAGAAGTTCCCTTAAAAGTTCCCAAATGACAAAAGTTTTAATTCAGCAAGATAAAAGCTTAAAATTACATTAAATATATAATTTAAGATAAAATCTAAAATTAGATTTTATCTTAAAAATCCTAATCGGTCAAGTAATTTTGCGTAAAGTCAAAATTACCAACATATTTTGTGTGGCAGATACCACACAAATAAATATTGCTTTGATAAATGCCTCGCATTTCTAAAAGCAGAGGAAAAACTCCAAAATAAAAAGTTATTAGGGTAAAGCAGGGTGATTATCAATACCAAATTCTTTTTTGGTGTTTTATTACCATTTTTAGAAAAGCGAAGCTTTTATCAAAATGCCATAATCAAGCCCTATTCTCATCACGCACTTAACTAAAATTTGTTACAATGCTTTACACATATAAAAACAAAGGGGAACTATGACAGTATCCACGACATTTTTTGGCACAATAATCTTTAATTATGAATAACAAATTTGTTCCCCCAAGCTTTTATCAAAAAGCTTTTACTTGTCCATATTGTAAAGTATTAGCTCAAATAGAATGGCAAGCCTTATATGATGGAAATGCTTATAAATTAGGCTATTCTATCCATATTGCGATATGCCAAGTATGCAAGAATTATAGTCTTTGGCAAAGATGTGGATTCTCGCAAAATGGTAAGCCACAATTAGTAGAGGAAATGCTCTATCCCAAATCATCTGCCATTCCTCCAGCAGAGGATATGCCTGAATCCATTAAGGCAATCTATCAGGAAGCCTCTAATGTCTTAGGGGATTCTCCTAGAGCAGCTTGTGCTTTGTTGCGTCTAGCTTTGCAGGAGCTAATGGTGTATTTAAGGGATAATTTTGCAGAATACAAAAGTCTTAAGGGTAAAAATATTAATGAGGATATTAAAGAACTTGTCAAATTGGGACTTTCTCCAAAGGTGCAAAAAGCCTTAGATATTGTGCGTATCGCAGGAAATAATGCGGTGCATTCTACAAAAGAGCTAGATATAAATGATAATCCACGCATTGCCTATAAACTCTTTGAAATGTTGAATTTTATTGTGCAGGAGATGATAACGCGTCCTAAGGAAATTGATAACCTTTTTGAGGATAATATACCAGAGGGTGCAAAAGAAGCAATTGAGAAAAGAGATAAAAAGTAGATGTAAATCTTAAGCCTTTTTTTAACCTCAATTATTTTTCAATTATTTTCTTTGAGTGTATGCTATAATAATTTTATGAAAAAAGTTTATAATTCAAAAAAATATTGTTATTATTGTAATAAAATAAGAGCGAAATATCAGGAAAAAAGACAACGAAAAAGAACAAATAGGGTTCGGAGCAACAATAAACAGGACAATTCATTTGGTTATAAGTCATTAGAGCTTAACCAAAAAGATATACATAAAATTATAAAAGATACAATAGCTCTTTCAAAGAATCCTAAAGGCTTTAAAATTAGCTTTAGAAAATTAAAAAGGTTTGATTTGGGTTTATGCTTGCTTTTTACAAGTTTATTAGAGTATTTCAGTGAAAGCAAGGATATTTCATTCAGATTTAGAGAAGATTTAATGCCTAAAGACAAAAACATAAAAAATATGTTTATCCAAACAGGAATCTTTCAAATTTTATGCAATAAGCCTACCCAAAATCAAGCAGGAAAATTGTGTATCTTAAAAATTTCCCTTGATAACCAAAAAAAATTAAAGCAGGCACTTCTAAGAATCTCTAAAGAGATAGTTCATTTTTCTCTTAATCAAATTAGAGCTGATAATAAAAAAGCAAGAGATTATTTAATGAAAATATTTTTAGAGCTTATGGTTAATATACAACAACACGCTGACACTAATAAAACAATATATCTAGCTGGCGAGGTTCAGCGAGAAGTGATAAAGTTTGCCCTTTTAGATAAGGGAATAGGTTTTGCTGCTGCTATCAAAAAGCGAAGTAGTGTGAAAGATTCTATTAAAGACAGCTTTGATGAAGGAGCTATTCGGAAAAATTATGTAAAGATTATATTTGAATCTAATAATGAAAGGCACAGAAACTATGATGGAGAAAATATTAAAAGAGGTAATGGAACAAAAAGACTAGAAGAGAGCATAAAAAAATGTAAAGGAGCAAAAATGCAAATCGTATCTAAGAAAGACTTTTATGAATTAAATTTTAACAAAGATGAGTTAAAATACTGCTCCAATAGTGATAGGATTAAGGAACATAAAGCAATCGGTACTTTGATAAGCTTTGAATTACCAATAAGAGAGTTTTTGAAAGGATTTCAAGATGATAACATTTAATTTTAACGAATACACTTCAACGCCTTATGCTAGAAATGCAGAGCACGATGAGGAGAGAAATGGTGAGGATTTTGAAAAAAAATATCTCTCTCAATGGATTAAAGATAAACAAGAGACTTTAATCAAGGTTGATAATCTTGAATTGCCATTTTCTGATTCCTTTGTGGATGCAAGTTTTTGCAAATTAATACGACAAGATAGAGAATCATTTGACAAATACATTAAAATAGACGATAAAACAGAAGACGAAAAAGATTTGCTTACTACTATTAAAGAAGTTTTAGCTAGAGATTAAGGCTATGGATTTTATAGTAAATTTAGGTTTTACTCTTGGTGGAGTTATTGACGGTTGGCTAATTACTCATTGTTATTATAGAAGAGTTCAAAAAGAAAATCATAAACAAAAAATTATAGATAAGTTAGAAAGCTTAAATAAAGACATAATGTTTGCATATAAAGAAAAAAATTCAAGCAAGAGAAAAGATAAACTTCAAACCATTGCTTATATAAGCATTCAAAACCAAAGAATCTTGTTTAAGAGTGCAGTAATTAGTGATTTGCAAGATATTCTTTTTAAAAATTTAAACAATGAAGAACAGACAATAGTTGAAATGACACAGGTATTCAAAAAACATTTTGTTGGATATTTTGATTAAAAGTTTCTAATGCCCATATTTTTGCCCACAGCTTGTATCTTTCTTTTGCGATTAGATTAATAGCGTCAAGGATTTCTTTATCTAGAGTGCTGGTTTCTTTGAATACCTCTTTTAGATTCTGATTGTTTTCCTCAATCTCCTCTTGTAACGCTACATAGGCATTAATCGTATCTTTATTGACATCTTTGCCTGATAAAGCTTGTCTGTATGAACTCATTAAGGCGTATTCTTCCTCTTTCTTGTTGGTTTTATTAAAGAATATTTCATCTATTAATGCCAACAGCAAAGGCATTTTTACCTTGTTTGGCTGGATTTCTCCTTGTTTATTTCTTATATCACATATGCTAGCTATTTCCTCTCTCAATGTATCTTCTCTATTTATTTTGAGTATATCAAGTCCAGCTCTGTGATTATAAAGATTTTCAAGCTTTGATAGAAGCTCTTTTGCCTCCTGCTTTTGTGCTTGTGTTAAATTCATCTTAATTCTCCTTGATTGTGGTTTTTCCTTATCAAATTCTGCATTACTGCTTTAAATTAGAATCTTACAGCTTCATTTCCCATCTCCTTATCTTGAGATTTGTATTGCATTTGCGTTGCTGCTAGTTGTGATTTAACATCTGCTCTTGCCACTGCTACACCCTTAAGCCGCATTAAGTCGTTAAAATCACTAATATTTTTATCCGCCATACTTGGCTTAATAACATTGATTTGAGGATACTTTTCTTTACACTTTAATGCGGCATTAAGTCCTGTATTGACTTTATTTTTTAAATCATTATCCGCGCAGATAGTAATTTGTTTATGGGGGTATTTTTCAAGTAGTGCCTCGCATACATTTATTAAATTTCCAGAATCTACCGCCATTATGCTTGGCTTATCAAGCAGAATTTCTATACTCTTAGCAGTTGCAAAGCCCTCGCAGATATAAAACTGATCGTGCAAATCTAATGGTTCAGAGCTGTAAAAGCACCCTTTTTTCCTTGCTGAGTATTCCTCGCCATTTTCTCTTTCTTTTTGAGTTTTGATTACACCGATAATCTTATTGCTATTAGCAGCAATTCGTTGCACACTCCACATCTTACCATCACTATCACTCAAAGGAATAAGTAAATTACCAAATCTATCCACCCTTAAATTTTGAACTTCAATGCCCTTTGCCTTCAAGTAGGGGTGATTGACTTGCGCTATCTGTGCATTATCGTATTCATCTTTTAATCGTGCAGCTGTTTTTTCATTAAGTCTTAACTGCTCTTCCTTTCTTTGAGCTGCTCTTAATTCATTTGTTTTTTTAATGGCTTCAATTTCTGCATTACTTAGAGATTTAACTTGAACTTCTTGTTCTAACTTAAATTTCCAATTAACTCTTTCTCCTGTTTTAAAATTCTCAATATATCCAGCAGGATATCCATCTATATATCCAACATAAGCCCCACTTTTTTCGCTCCCCTTATCGCCACTGACTTTTACTCGTTTGATTTTGCCATCCATTATAGGCAATCCATCAATAATTAATCCGCTCTCACTCAAAGCCTTGTTAAATTGTTTGTATGCTTCATTGATGTCAATTTCATTTTCTTGTGGATATTTCCATTTATTAAATTGATGCAAATCAGTATTGCCAGATACATACCATTTTTTAGATTCGCTATCCCATTTTGCACCAAGACTTTTGGCTTCTTCCTTATCCTTATATGGAACATAAAGATAGTGTTTTTGTATTGGTGGGCGAGGCATTACCTATCCTTTCCTAAACTTGGATTCTGATTGCTTCGCTCCCTTGCTTTACTTTTACTTTTTTTTTGATTTTTAATTGCAATCTCGCTTTTCTTTTTGATCTCATCAATCTTTTCTTGCGAAACTTCAATTTTAGATTCCGTATTTGATTTTTTTTCTATGGTATCTTTTTGATTTTGGGCGTTATCTATAATTTGTCTTGCCTCTTGTGGAGAGATGTTTAATTTTTTTGACATAAGTTGTGCAAACTTATTATTGTCTATTTCAGCTTGACTGCTTGGTGTTTTGTGGTGAGCTTCTCTAATTGCTCCTTGAAATCCAGCTAAAAAACCTGCTAACTCAGGACTAGACAATCCTTTTGCCAAATCTGCCATTTTGCCTATAGTATCCCAGCCTTTTTCATCTAATTCATCTAAGCTTAGTGTCGGTGGCATTTTTAAAGCAGAGCAAAATTTATCTAGTCTAGTATCAGTATGCTCCTTTTCTTTTTGTGCTACTTTGGATTCTAAATCCACTCCAAAATTTTCGCGCAAATGGTTTATACCTTTTTCAAAATGTCCCATACCCAATGGCACAGACATATATTCCTCTACTCTCCTGCCATTTAATCCATAGGCAATACTAAATTCTATATTTGGTGTGTCTATATTGCCATTACTTTTTATATTTTCTTTGCGTGCAACATCAAGTGCGACTAGATGAGAAAGCACACTATCAATTTCATCTTTATTATTGTTTTGTCCATAAGTATCTTTATGTTCATTCACTAAGCTAAGTGTTTTATTGGTCTCATTAGATTCAAAGCTGATTTCAAAAAAATCATCGTCTGTCTTTTTTAAATTATTGAAAATGCTCATTCTTTATCCTTTATATTAGATTTTGTATTTTTTGGTGTAGTTTCATTAAATATTGCTACCAACTTTTGAAAAGATTCGTTGATTTTTGGAGAAGACTTGATAATGTTATTAAGCTCTTCATTGTTTTGTGCCTCATTAAAAATGCTAAGTGAAAGATTTTTATACAAAGTATTGAGCTTTGCATTTTCTTTTGCAATTGCTTTTTTCATAGCAGCCGCATACTGTTCCCTCAAAGATTTAATATATGGCGTCTCCATTTTAAGTTACCTTTCCTTTAGTGTTATATAAAAATAATATCAATTTATATCATAAATTTAAAAATATATAGATATAAAATATCAAAAATACTTGACTATTTGATATTTATATGAAATAATGCGTTTTTAAGAATATGTAGAATATGTAGAATATGTAGAATATGTAGGATAGGGAAAAAGGTGCAAAATGTAATACATTTTTAAGCCTTTTTTCCACAAATTTAAAAATTTGTCCTGTGTCTTGCGAAGCTCTTAAGTCTCAATTTTGTAAAACACAAATTTGAGAAAAGTCCTAGCAAAGATTTTGCTAGGAAGTCGTTTTGAAAAATCAAAACGAAGTGTTTTTATTTGATAATACTTTTGCATTACCAAACAAAATAGCAAACACCAAACATAAGGATGAGGGTAGGGAAGTGGCAAACAAAAATACGATT carries:
- the hemB gene encoding porphobilinogen synthase, with the translated sequence MFRRMRRLRFNAGIRDLVRETRLDISDFIFPLFVIEGEGIKNEITSMPGIYQMSIDEILKECEELERLGMTHILLFGIPSHKDASGREALNQNNIVCQCIRAIKNAYPKFVITADLCFCEYTDHGHCGILDMGLKSVDNDKTLQILAQQAVVLARAGADIIAPSASMDGMVLHIRNGLDTHNFTHIPIMSYSTKFASAYYGPFRDVANSAPSFGDRKSYQQDIANRREAILESKIDEQEGADIIMVKPALAFLDIIRDIREQSLLPLAAYNVSGEYAMLKAAQKSGVIDYERVLLETLVGFKRAGADIIISYHAKEIAKILS
- a CDS encoding pseudouridine synthase; this translates as MRLNVYISHHSAYSRREADELIKQGRVNIERQKANLGDSIDEGQRVFIDGKPLAKAKEEQYTAIVYHKPKGELVSKKDDRGRRVIYQSLGKKYNGFVPVGRLDFASEGLLILSDSKKVVHALMHSDLEREYIIKIDTFITQEMIESMQQGLSLKDTKNGAHKLSKITTMTIAPFVRYEILKNTPHHSRLKVTLTEGQNRELRRFFGHFKANVLDLRRVRYGWIHLNHLPVGKVRFLQRDEYKQLRVFLDSRI
- a CDS encoding DUF4145 domain-containing protein, with the protein product MNNKFVPPSFYQKAFTCPYCKVLAQIEWQALYDGNAYKLGYSIHIAICQVCKNYSLWQRCGFSQNGKPQLVEEMLYPKSSAIPPAEDMPESIKAIYQEASNVLGDSPRAACALLRLALQELMVYLRDNFAEYKSLKGKNINEDIKELVKLGLSPKVQKALDIVRIAGNNAVHSTKELDINDNPRIAYKLFEMLNFIVQEMITRPKEIDNLFEDNIPEGAKEAIEKRDKK
- a CDS encoding DUF5710 domain-containing protein — its product is MPRPPIQKHYLYVPYKDKEEAKSLGAKWDSESKKWYVSGNTDLHQFNKWKYPQENEIDINEAYKQFNKALSESGLIIDGLPIMDGKIKRVKVSGDKGSEKSGAYVGYIDGYPAGYIENFKTGERVNWKFKLEQEVQVKSLSNAEIEAIKKTNELRAAQRKEEQLRLNEKTAARLKDEYDNAQIAQVNHPYLKAKGIEVQNLRVDRFGNLLIPLSDSDGKMWSVQRIAANSNKIIGVIKTQKERENGEEYSARKKGCFYSSEPLDLHDQFYICEGFATAKSIEILLDKPSIMAVDSGNLINVCEALLEKYPHKQITICADNDLKNKVNTGLNAALKCKEKYPQINVIKPSMADKNISDFNDLMRLKGVAVARADVKSQLAATQMQYKSQDKEMGNEAVRF